One window from the genome of Actinoplanes teichomyceticus ATCC 31121 encodes:
- a CDS encoding flavin monoamine oxidase family protein translates to MVILGAGIAGLAAAYELERLGVPVEVLEGSRRIGGRISTFRFGDSADAPFAELGAMRIPAGHSNTLRYVAQLGLTDELRSFHSLLADKNAFLRTAESYVRLRDAARQLTAEIAEGLSQDTYRPESLMFGAWLTLVVDAIAPPDQRQDLRQDLRTRLLDYVERLNLAPFVRDDGNAFDLHGLFAAHPSLREACRDPLRGFLDDILMETSTELFRLRGGMDQLVRRLARRIHGPIRRQHEVVGIESRPDEVVVHLRAEGRHVVRRCGQVLCTLPFSVLRGLRLTGFSDDKLQIIHDVRYVPATKVALHCREAFWQREGINGGASSSGGRVRQTYYPPIDGDPAFGAVLLASYSVGEDAELLGRMSAAARYAAVLADLAPMHPQLLRPGMVLNAKSLAWGQYPWSHGGCSVHWGMDPAAAEEQRMLAQQPQGRLYFAGEHCSSRPAWIDGALESALDAVSRIVMQMPAALPDPALMREPSLLAEPVSPVEPDAAPICTEIVG, encoded by the coding sequence GTGGTCATCCTGGGCGCCGGCATCGCCGGGCTGGCCGCCGCATACGAGCTGGAGCGGCTGGGCGTCCCGGTCGAAGTGCTGGAGGGCAGCCGGCGGATCGGCGGCCGGATCTCCACCTTCCGGTTCGGCGACTCGGCCGACGCTCCCTTCGCCGAGCTGGGCGCCATGCGTATTCCGGCGGGGCACAGCAACACCCTGCGATACGTCGCCCAGCTCGGTCTCACCGACGAGTTGCGCTCCTTCCACAGCCTGCTGGCCGACAAGAACGCCTTCCTGCGTACCGCGGAGAGCTACGTCCGGCTCCGGGACGCCGCCCGGCAGCTGACCGCCGAGATCGCCGAGGGCCTGTCCCAGGACACCTACCGGCCGGAGTCGCTGATGTTCGGCGCCTGGCTGACCCTCGTCGTGGATGCCATCGCGCCGCCCGATCAACGGCAGGACCTGCGGCAGGACCTGCGGACCCGGCTGCTGGACTATGTGGAGCGGCTGAACCTGGCGCCGTTCGTCCGCGACGACGGCAACGCCTTCGACCTGCACGGGCTGTTCGCCGCCCACCCGTCCCTGCGGGAGGCGTGCCGGGACCCGCTGCGGGGCTTCCTCGACGACATCCTGATGGAGACCAGCACCGAGCTGTTCCGCCTGCGCGGCGGCATGGACCAGCTGGTCCGGCGGCTGGCCCGGCGCATCCACGGGCCGATCCGCCGCCAGCACGAGGTCGTCGGCATCGAGTCACGCCCCGACGAGGTGGTGGTCCACCTGCGCGCCGAGGGCCGGCACGTGGTGCGCCGCTGCGGCCAGGTGCTGTGCACGCTGCCGTTCTCGGTGCTGCGCGGCCTGCGGCTCACCGGTTTCAGCGACGACAAGCTGCAGATCATCCACGATGTGCGCTACGTGCCCGCGACCAAGGTGGCGCTGCACTGCCGGGAGGCGTTCTGGCAGCGGGAGGGCATCAACGGCGGCGCCTCGTCGAGCGGCGGGCGGGTACGTCAGACGTACTATCCCCCGATCGACGGCGACCCGGCGTTCGGTGCGGTCCTGCTCGCCAGTTACAGCGTCGGCGAGGACGCCGAGCTGCTCGGCCGGATGTCCGCGGCGGCCCGGTACGCGGCCGTGCTGGCCGACCTCGCCCCGATGCACCCGCAGCTGCTGCGGCCCGGCATGGTGCTCAACGCCAAGAGCCTGGCCTGGGGCCAGTACCCGTGGAGCCACGGCGGGTGCTCGGTCCACTGGGGCATGGACCCGGCGGCGGCCGAGGAGCAGCGCATGCTGGCGCAGCAGCCGCAGGGCCGGCTGTACTTCGCCGGGGAGCACTGTTCGTCGCGGCCGGCGTGGATCGACGGCGCGCTGGAATCGGCGCTGGACGCGGTCAGCCGGATCGTCATGCAGATGCCGGCCGCGCTGCCGGACCCCGCGCTGATGCGGGAGCCGTCGCTGCTGGCGGAGCCGGTCAGCCCGGTCGAGCCGGACGCGGCGCCGATCTGCACGGAGATCGTCGGATGA